In Mastigocladopsis repens PCC 10914, a single window of DNA contains:
- a CDS encoding DUF427 domain-containing protein, protein MFRPQRIEPAPGQESVWDYPRPPRLEETNKHIQIIFNGVTLADTHHGQRFLETSHPPSYYIPPEDIKMEYLLLTPQSSFCEWKGRAGYYTIRVGEKEVQNAAWFYPDPTPAFASIKEYVAFYAHVMDACYVDGEKVQPQPGNFYGGWVTSDIVGPFKGAPGSWGW, encoded by the coding sequence ATGTTTAGACCTCAACGCATTGAACCTGCTCCCGGACAAGAATCAGTGTGGGACTATCCCCGTCCGCCTCGGCTTGAGGAGACCAACAAACATATCCAAATTATCTTTAACGGTGTCACTCTTGCAGATACTCATCATGGCCAGCGTTTTTTAGAAACCAGCCACCCACCTAGTTACTACATCCCGCCTGAGGATATCAAAATGGAGTATCTCTTGCTCACACCACAATCTAGTTTTTGTGAGTGGAAGGGACGCGCTGGTTACTACACAATCCGTGTCGGTGAGAAAGAAGTCCAGAATGCTGCATGGTTTTATCCTGATCCCACACCCGCTTTTGCATCAATCAAGGAATATGTCGCTTTTTACGCTCACGTTATGGATGCTTGCTATGTCGATGGAGAAAAAGTGCAACCGCAACCAGGAAATTTTTATGGTGGTTGGGTAACTAGCGATATTGTTGGACCTTTCAAAGGTGCTCCCGGTTCTTGGGGATGGTGA
- the rpsU gene encoding 30S ribosomal protein S21 has protein sequence MTQIVVGENEGIESALRRFKRQVSKAGIFPDLKKHRHFETPLQKHKRKAVARSKQRKRHFH, from the coding sequence ATGACCCAAATAGTTGTAGGCGAAAATGAAGGAATTGAGTCAGCCTTACGTCGATTTAAGCGACAAGTTTCCAAAGCGGGGATTTTTCCAGACCTCAAGAAACATCGTCACTTTGAAACGCCTCTGCAAAAACACAAACGCAAAGCAGTCGCCCGCTCAAAGCAGCGTAAGAGACACTTCCACTAA
- a CDS encoding inorganic diphosphatase — protein MDLSRIPAQPKSGLINVLIEIPGGSKNKYEYDKELQAFALDRVLYSSVQYPYDYGFVPNTLADDGDPLDGMVLIDEPTFPGCVIAARPIGMLEMIDGGDRDEKILCVPDKDPRYSSVKSLKDLAPHRLDEIAEFFRTYKNLEKKVTEILGWQDVDKVLPLVEKCIKAGR, from the coding sequence GTGGACTTATCCCGTATTCCTGCCCAACCTAAATCTGGTCTGATTAACGTTCTGATTGAAATTCCAGGCGGGAGTAAGAACAAATACGAATACGACAAAGAATTGCAAGCTTTTGCCCTAGACCGGGTACTTTATTCATCGGTACAGTACCCATATGACTATGGCTTTGTACCCAATACCTTGGCAGATGATGGCGATCCGCTCGATGGTATGGTGCTCATTGATGAGCCAACCTTCCCAGGGTGTGTCATTGCAGCAAGACCAATCGGTATGCTAGAGATGATAGACGGAGGCGATCGCGATGAGAAAATTCTTTGCGTTCCTGACAAAGATCCGCGCTACTCCTCTGTCAAATCCCTGAAAGACCTCGCACCACACCGACTCGATGAAATAGCAGAATTTTTCCGCACATATAAAAATTTGGAGAAAAAGGTGACAGAGATTCTTGGGTGGCAGGATGTTGATAAAGTCTTGCCTTTAGTGGAAAAGTGCATTAAAGCAGGTCGCTAA
- a CDS encoding ferredoxin--nitrite reductase, whose protein sequence is MTDPATTTTASLNKFEKFKAEKDGLAVKAEIEKFASLGWEAMDETDRDHRLKWVGVFFRPVTPGKFMMRMRMPNGILSCEQMRVLAEVVQRYGDDGCADITTRQNIQLRGIRIEDLPNIFDKFRAVGLTTVQSGMDNVRNITGDPVAGLDADELFDTRELVQQIQEMITNNGVGNPEFTNLPRKFNIAITGGRDNSVHAEINDLAFVPAFQKERGSGGIGEGGKESSSRRFGFNVLVGGFFSAKRCEAAIPLNAWVPPEDVVALCRAVLEVFRDHGLRANRQKSRLMWLIDEWGIEKFRAEVEKQLGKSLISAAAHDEIDWEKRDHIGVYKQKQPGLNYVGLHVPVGRLYAEDMFEIARLAEVYGSGEIRFSVEQNFLIPNIPDSRLATFLIDPLLNRFTINPAPLTRALVSCTGAQFCNFALIETKNRALAIIKALEAEVELTHPVRIHWTGCPNSCGQPQVADIGLMGTKARKNGKAVDGVDIYMGGKVGKDAHLGICVTKGIPCEDLLPVLRELLIEHFGARLREAVTV, encoded by the coding sequence ATGACAGACCCAGCAACTACCACCACAGCCAGCTTAAACAAGTTTGAGAAATTCAAGGCAGAAAAAGATGGACTTGCCGTTAAAGCGGAGATAGAAAAATTTGCCTCTCTTGGCTGGGAGGCTATGGATGAAACTGACCGCGACCATCGGCTAAAGTGGGTGGGCGTGTTTTTTCGTCCAGTCACTCCGGGTAAGTTTATGATGCGGATGCGGATGCCTAATGGTATTCTCAGTTGCGAGCAAATGCGCGTGCTAGCTGAAGTGGTGCAGCGTTACGGTGACGACGGCTGCGCTGATATTACTACCAGACAGAATATCCAACTGCGAGGCATCCGAATAGAAGATTTACCAAATATCTTTGATAAATTTCGTGCGGTTGGCTTAACTACCGTGCAGTCCGGGATGGATAATGTCCGCAACATTACAGGTGATCCAGTAGCAGGGTTAGATGCAGATGAATTGTTCGACACGCGAGAGTTGGTGCAACAAATTCAAGAGATGATCACCAACAATGGTGTTGGCAACCCTGAGTTTACCAACCTGCCACGCAAGTTTAACATTGCGATTACTGGTGGACGGGATAATTCAGTTCACGCAGAAATCAACGATTTGGCTTTCGTTCCCGCCTTCCAAAAGGAGAGGGGGAGTGGGGGAATAGGGGAAGGGGGGAAAGAATCTTCCTCACGTCGATTTGGGTTTAATGTTCTCGTCGGTGGGTTCTTTTCTGCCAAGCGCTGTGAGGCGGCTATTCCCTTAAATGCTTGGGTACCTCCAGAGGATGTCGTCGCTTTGTGCAGAGCAGTTTTAGAAGTTTTTCGTGACCACGGTTTACGCGCCAATCGGCAAAAATCCCGTTTGATGTGGTTAATTGACGAATGGGGAATAGAAAAGTTCCGCGCAGAAGTCGAAAAGCAACTTGGTAAGTCATTGATCAGCGCAGCAGCGCATGATGAAATCGACTGGGAAAAACGCGACCACATCGGGGTATACAAACAAAAACAACCAGGATTAAACTACGTAGGGCTGCACGTTCCTGTTGGTCGGTTGTATGCCGAGGATATGTTTGAAATTGCCCGTCTGGCGGAAGTTTACGGTAGCGGCGAAATCCGGTTCTCAGTTGAGCAAAACTTTTTGATCCCCAACATTCCTGACTCGCGACTGGCAACATTTTTAATAGACCCTCTGCTTAACAGGTTTACAATAAACCCCGCCCCATTGACAAGAGCGCTAGTCTCTTGCACAGGCGCGCAATTTTGTAACTTTGCCTTAATAGAAACTAAAAACCGCGCTTTGGCAATAATAAAAGCATTGGAAGCGGAAGTCGAACTCACTCATCCTGTGCGAATTCACTGGACCGGTTGCCCTAACTCCTGCGGACAGCCGCAAGTTGCAGATATCGGCTTGATGGGAACCAAAGCTCGCAAAAATGGTAAAGCTGTCGATGGGGTTGATATTTACATGGGCGGCAAAGTTGGCAAAGACGCACATTTGGGAATTTGTGTTACTAAAGGCATTCCCTGCGAAGACTTGCTACCAGTATTACGCGAACTGCTGATTGAACATTTTGGCGCACGCTTACGAGAAGCAGTCACAGTTTGA
- a CDS encoding NarK family nitrate/nitrite MFS transporter: MLKGLFSFNGRYRILHLSWLAFFLTFVCWFNFAPFATTIGKQLNLAPEQIKTLGICNLALTIPARLIIGMLLDRFGPRITYSILLIFTAVPCFATALSQNFNHLVISRLLMGIVGAGFVVGIRMVSEWFPPKEIGIAQGIYGGWGNFGAFGAEFTLPTIAVAASFMTGGASNWRFAIALTGIIAAIYGVIYFNSVQDTPPGKVYKRPKKNGALEVTSVKSFWAMIVSNFGLIFALGLLAWRLEQKNIHFLNLTQMYLVWVLLAGLFAYQTYKAWQVNKELLIGKKTYAPSERYQFSQVALLEFTYVTNFGSELAAVSMLPAFFEKTFGLEHVIAGMIAATYPFLNLISRPSGGLISDKFGSRKWTMTIISAGIGVSYLMAHYINGSWSLPVAIAVTMLAAYFAQAGCGATYGIVPLIKKEATGQIAGNVGAYGNFGAVVYLTIFSLTDAPMLFTTMGISALICAFMCAFFLKEPKDSFAAAYEGEQPETATQKPTILAEE, encoded by the coding sequence ATGCTTAAAGGATTATTTTCATTCAACGGTCGCTATCGCATCTTGCATCTCTCTTGGCTTGCTTTCTTTCTCACCTTTGTTTGTTGGTTTAACTTTGCTCCCTTTGCGACAACCATTGGCAAGCAACTTAATCTGGCACCTGAGCAAATTAAAACTTTGGGCATCTGCAACCTTGCCCTGACAATTCCCGCGCGGCTGATCATTGGTATGCTTCTAGATCGTTTTGGTCCGAGGATTACCTACTCAATACTGCTGATTTTTACTGCTGTTCCCTGTTTTGCGACAGCGCTGTCGCAGAATTTTAACCATCTCGTCATCAGTCGTCTGCTGATGGGAATTGTTGGCGCTGGGTTTGTGGTAGGAATTCGGATGGTGTCGGAATGGTTTCCACCAAAGGAGATTGGAATTGCCCAAGGCATTTATGGCGGTTGGGGCAACTTTGGTGCTTTCGGGGCAGAGTTTACCCTACCGACAATTGCAGTTGCTGCTAGCTTTATGACTGGTGGCGCTTCTAACTGGCGGTTTGCGATCGCCCTCACAGGGATTATTGCTGCTATCTACGGCGTGATTTATTTCAACAGCGTCCAAGACACACCTCCTGGCAAAGTCTACAAGCGACCCAAGAAAAATGGTGCCCTGGAAGTGACCAGTGTCAAAAGTTTCTGGGCGATGATTGTCTCGAATTTTGGTTTAATTTTCGCCTTGGGTTTATTAGCTTGGCGCTTGGAGCAAAAGAATATTCATTTTTTAAATCTGACTCAAATGTATCTGGTTTGGGTGCTGTTAGCAGGATTGTTTGCTTACCAAACATATAAAGCTTGGCAGGTCAACAAAGAACTTCTGATTGGCAAAAAAACTTACGCTCCCTCCGAACGCTATCAGTTTAGTCAAGTTGCTTTACTTGAATTTACTTATGTAACTAACTTTGGTTCTGAACTTGCTGCCGTTTCCATGTTGCCTGCGTTTTTTGAAAAAACTTTTGGTTTAGAACACGTGATAGCTGGGATGATTGCCGCCACTTATCCCTTTTTAAACTTAATTTCTCGTCCCAGTGGAGGTTTAATTTCTGATAAATTTGGCTCCCGTAAATGGACAATGACTATTATCTCTGCTGGCATTGGAGTTAGCTATTTGATGGCACATTATATTAACGGCAGTTGGTCTCTTCCAGTCGCAATTGCCGTCACTATGCTTGCTGCCTACTTTGCTCAGGCTGGTTGCGGTGCAACCTACGGCATTGTACCCTTAATTAAAAAGGAAGCTACCGGACAAATTGCAGGCAATGTGGGAGCTTATGGGAATTTTGGAGCTGTCGTTTATCTGACAATTTTCAGCTTAACCGACGCACCAATGCTGTTTACCACAATGGGTATATCCGCTCTGATTTGTGCTTTTATGTGTGCCTTCTTCCTCAAAGAACCAAAGGATTCATTTGCTGCTGCCTATGAAGGTGAACAGCCAGAAACCGCAACTCAAAAACCCACAATCTTAGCAGAAGAATAA
- a CDS encoding anthranilate phosphoribosyltransferase family protein: protein MSKEFRDLLKKVGSGEHTAENLTRAEAATATKMMLQAEATPAQIGAFLIAHRIKRPTAQELAGMLDAYDELGPKLQPVASERPVIVLGVPYDGRTRTAPISPVTALLLAASGQPVVMHGGDRLPTKYGVPLVEIWQGLGVDWTRLSLEKTQWVFENTGIGFVYTPQHFPLTNKIWEYRDQLGKRPPLATMELIWCPYAGNAHIVAGFVHPPTEALFQGTVALRGVTQLTMVKGLEGSCDLPRDRTAIIGLVTSPTPDETGIVPIERLHLTPRDYGFTTKNVPLASTEEMIADMRGVLDGKPSDLMETALWNGGFYLWRCGICSDLRKGVAKAEELLTSGMVAQKLQELSQAVNSVSRAVFQPA, encoded by the coding sequence ATGAGCAAAGAATTTAGAGATTTATTAAAAAAGGTAGGCAGTGGTGAGCATACTGCGGAGAATTTAACTCGTGCTGAAGCAGCCACAGCAACCAAGATGATGCTGCAGGCAGAAGCAACCCCTGCCCAAATTGGCGCGTTTTTAATTGCTCACCGCATCAAACGTCCAACAGCCCAAGAGTTAGCGGGAATGTTGGATGCATACGATGAACTAGGACCAAAACTACAACCAGTCGCCAGCGAACGACCAGTGATAGTTTTAGGTGTACCTTATGATGGCAGGACTCGTACAGCACCCATCAGCCCCGTAACGGCTTTGCTCTTAGCAGCAAGTGGACAACCAGTGGTTATGCACGGTGGAGATCGTTTGCCCACAAAGTACGGAGTCCCACTGGTAGAGATTTGGCAGGGGTTAGGAGTTGATTGGACTAGACTGTCACTAGAGAAGACTCAGTGGGTGTTTGAGAACACTGGAATTGGCTTTGTTTATACTCCTCAGCATTTTCCCTTAACTAACAAGATCTGGGAGTACCGCGACCAGCTTGGCAAGCGCCCGCCCTTGGCGACAATGGAACTCATCTGGTGCCCTTATGCAGGAAATGCTCATATAGTTGCTGGGTTTGTTCATCCTCCCACAGAAGCATTGTTCCAAGGTACTGTGGCGTTGCGAGGGGTGACACAATTGACAATGGTGAAGGGGTTGGAGGGGAGCTGCGATTTACCCCGCGATCGCACTGCTATTATCGGGCTAGTCACAAGTCCAACACCGGATGAAACAGGCATTGTACCGATAGAACGGTTGCACTTAACGCCTCGTGATTATGGATTTACTACCAAGAATGTACCCCTCGCTAGCACTGAAGAAATGATTGCTGATATGCGGGGGGTATTGGATGGCAAACCCTCCGACCTCATGGAAACAGCCTTGTGGAATGGGGGGTTTTACCTGTGGCGTTGTGGAATTTGTTCTGATCTACGCAAGGGTGTAGCCAAGGCTGAGGAATTGTTAACTAGTGGTATGGTTGCTCAGAAACTGCAAGAACTTTCTCAGGCAGTAAATTCAGTGTCTAGAGCAGTGTTTCAGCCTGCATAA
- a CDS encoding LysR family transcriptional regulator has product MRLEQLQAFLAISETGSFQRAARKCGVTQSTISRQIQAMEGDLGLELFHRTSQAKLTLAGERLLPRARKICQEWHSATQEIADLLAGKQPELCVAAIHSLCAYYLPPVLQKFCHDYPHVQLRVTSLGSDRALKVLKDGLVDLAIVMNNRFLTASKEMMVEVLYDEPIEVLVANNHPLAQYERIPWSELIRYPQVVFKDGYGMQRLIQDRFDRLEATLQAALEVNTLDAFRGVVRQGELVAMLPHSALVEARIDPSLAVRPLACNNNSSLPNSSSLTRQVVMVTTQDRLQIPPIQHFWQLVRDNVPPLFHSVAHSAC; this is encoded by the coding sequence ATGCGATTAGAGCAGTTGCAAGCCTTTCTGGCGATCTCAGAAACTGGCAGCTTTCAGCGAGCAGCACGAAAATGTGGTGTCACCCAATCGACTATCAGTCGGCAAATTCAGGCTATGGAAGGAGATTTGGGGTTGGAACTCTTTCACAGAACGAGTCAGGCAAAGCTGACATTGGCGGGTGAACGCTTGCTGCCTCGCGCTCGTAAAATTTGCCAAGAGTGGCATAGTGCTACGCAGGAAATAGCTGATTTATTGGCAGGAAAGCAGCCAGAACTTTGTGTAGCGGCGATTCACTCGCTATGTGCCTATTACCTGCCACCAGTTTTGCAAAAATTTTGTCATGATTATCCACATGTACAATTGCGGGTAACATCACTAGGTAGTGATCGGGCATTGAAAGTCCTCAAAGATGGACTAGTGGATTTGGCAATAGTGATGAATAATCGCTTCTTAACAGCTAGTAAAGAAATGATGGTAGAAGTGCTGTACGATGAACCAATAGAAGTTTTGGTTGCGAACAATCACCCGCTAGCGCAATATGAACGCATCCCTTGGTCGGAGTTAATTCGTTATCCCCAAGTTGTATTTAAGGATGGTTACGGGATGCAACGCTTGATCCAGGATAGATTTGATCGCTTAGAAGCCACACTGCAAGCGGCTTTAGAAGTCAATACCCTGGATGCTTTCCGGGGAGTTGTACGCCAAGGAGAACTTGTGGCTATGTTACCGCATTCGGCATTAGTTGAAGCACGTATTGATCCCAGCCTTGCAGTTCGTCCGTTAGCCTGCAACAATAATAGTTCTTTACCCAACAGTTCTAGTTTGACTCGCCAGGTCGTTATGGTCACGACTCAAGACCGACTTCAGATTCCTCCCATTCAACACTTTTGGCAGTTGGTTAGGGACAATGTACCACCGCTATTTCACTCTGTTGCACACTCGGCTTGTTAG
- a CDS encoding RNA recognition motif domain-containing protein — protein sequence MSIFVGNLSYDVEEEDLKEVFLEYGTVKRVQVAIDRETGQKRGFAFVEMGTEAEETAAIDALDGAEWMGRNLKVNKAKPKTEGGSSGGRRGGNNRGGGGGGYSRRY from the coding sequence ATGTCAATTTTTGTCGGCAATCTATCTTATGATGTTGAAGAAGAAGACCTCAAAGAGGTCTTTTTAGAATATGGAACTGTTAAGAGAGTTCAAGTAGCTATAGACAGGGAAACTGGTCAAAAGAGAGGTTTTGCCTTTGTAGAAATGGGAACAGAGGCTGAAGAAACAGCGGCGATTGATGCTCTTGATGGCGCTGAATGGATGGGTCGTAACCTTAAAGTGAATAAAGCTAAGCCCAAGACAGAGGGAGGTTCGTCTGGTGGTAGACGGGGGGGAAACAATAGAGGAGGAGGAGGAGGAGGATACTCTCGACGCTACTAA
- a CDS encoding HEAT repeat domain-containing protein, translating into MNNINQLLVQAQAAYDAANWSLLIQCLQQLTQKEDSEHLEIVKNQEHLLQLALSVLDVGDFQQRWEIAKVFSRLGTIAIPPLIDILENEDADEELRAYAARILGDLKNPDAIASLVELLKTNESEELKEIAAAALGQMGTVAIAPLRELLAEEETRLLATQMLSYIRQKETITPLLSVVQDSQVAVRAVAIEALSSFHDDRVQTVLLNALNDVAAPVRREAVLGLGVRPDLCETLDLVAKLQPRLYDINQDVCCAAAVALSRMGCDAAAQQLFQVLVSPNTPIRLQLEVIRALSWVGTLSSLEYLQTALHQLQSLTLWQEIVTVLGRVSGSVLTDKAAEILLEILPHNHPAVEIASIRSAIALSLGQLGKMQAIDALIEMLADQDAQVRLHASAALRKLAPEKEWGE; encoded by the coding sequence GTGAACAACATCAATCAGCTTCTAGTACAAGCGCAGGCGGCATACGATGCAGCTAATTGGTCATTGCTGATTCAATGCTTGCAACAGTTGACTCAAAAAGAGGATTCAGAACATCTGGAGATAGTTAAAAATCAAGAACATCTGCTGCAACTAGCACTCTCAGTTCTAGACGTAGGGGATTTTCAGCAACGTTGGGAAATTGCTAAGGTGTTCTCCCGCTTAGGAACTATTGCCATCCCCCCCCTGATTGATATTTTAGAAAATGAAGACGCAGACGAAGAGTTGCGCGCTTATGCAGCACGGATTTTGGGGGATTTGAAAAACCCAGATGCGATTGCGTCTTTGGTGGAATTACTGAAAACTAATGAAAGTGAGGAACTTAAGGAGATAGCCGCAGCTGCCCTGGGGCAAATGGGTACTGTTGCTATTGCCCCCCTGAGAGAACTTTTAGCAGAGGAAGAGACTCGGCTGTTAGCAACTCAAATGCTCTCCTACATTCGCCAAAAAGAAACTATCACACCTCTGTTGAGCGTAGTGCAAGATTCTCAAGTTGCTGTGCGTGCTGTAGCGATTGAAGCACTCAGCAGCTTTCATGATGACCGCGTGCAAACAGTGCTTCTTAATGCTTTGAATGATGTTGCTGCCCCAGTTAGGCGGGAAGCTGTACTTGGTTTGGGCGTTCGCCCTGACTTATGCGAAACATTAGATTTGGTGGCGAAACTGCAACCGAGGCTTTATGACATTAACCAAGACGTTTGTTGTGCTGCAGCAGTCGCCCTTTCTAGGATGGGTTGCGATGCTGCGGCACAGCAATTATTTCAGGTTTTGGTGTCGCCCAATACACCAATTCGGCTGCAACTCGAAGTTATCCGCGCTTTAAGTTGGGTAGGGACACTATCCAGCTTAGAGTATCTGCAAACAGCACTTCATCAACTACAATCACTGACTCTATGGCAGGAAATTGTGACCGTTTTGGGGCGAGTCAGCGGTTCGGTGTTAACCGACAAAGCAGCAGAAATTTTGCTAGAAATATTACCGCACAACCATCCAGCAGTTGAGATTGCCAGCATCAGAAGTGCGATCGCCCTGTCTTTGGGGCAGTTAGGGAAAATGCAAGCAATTGATGCATTAATCGAGATGTTGGCAGATCAAGATGCTCAAGTGAGGCTACACGCAAGCGCTGCACTGAGGAAATTAGCTCCCGAAAAAGAGTGGGGGGAGTAG
- the panD gene encoding aspartate 1-decarboxylase translates to MQRTLLLAKIHNCTLTAANINYVGSISIDQLLLDKAGILPFEQVYVVNVTNGERFITYAISAPANSGAIELNGAAARLGITGDRLIIMSYGLFTAEELKTHSPTVVIVDEKNRLLEVRRYDDLLSKT, encoded by the coding sequence ATGCAGCGCACGCTTCTTTTGGCAAAAATTCACAACTGCACGCTCACAGCGGCAAATATCAACTATGTAGGAAGTATCAGCATAGACCAACTTCTGTTGGATAAAGCTGGAATCTTACCATTCGAGCAGGTGTATGTCGTGAACGTTACCAATGGCGAGCGCTTCATCACCTATGCAATCTCAGCTCCAGCCAATTCAGGAGCAATTGAGTTAAATGGGGCGGCGGCACGTTTAGGCATTACCGGCGATCGCTTGATTATAATGTCTTATGGGCTGTTCACTGCGGAAGAGTTAAAAACACACTCTCCTACTGTGGTCATTGTGGACGAAAAAAACCGACTGTTAGAAGTGCGGCGTTACGATGATCTGCTCAGTAAGACCTAA
- a CDS encoding Uma2 family endonuclease, which yields MTYISPKTLTFEDFLTQYRDNPRYELADGELIDMEPTGPHETVSGKVATQIGIYLVGEQLPWFIPRTCLIYPFADAATVRRPDVVILDETVLHREPLWEREPVITLGRSIKLVVEVVSTNWETDYARKVEEYALLGIPEYWIIDYRGLGGVAFIGKAKQPTFTVCQLVEDTYTQQKYQLNQPINSPLLPGLQLRLDGILPR from the coding sequence ATGACATATATCTCCCCAAAAACCCTCACCTTTGAAGATTTTCTCACCCAATACCGAGATAATCCCCGCTACGAACTGGCAGACGGAGAACTCATTGACATGGAACCCACAGGTCCCCACGAAACGGTGAGTGGCAAAGTTGCGACCCAAATTGGTATTTACCTTGTTGGAGAACAACTTCCCTGGTTTATTCCTCGCACTTGTTTAATTTACCCCTTTGCAGATGCTGCTACGGTTCGTCGTCCTGATGTCGTGATTCTTGATGAAACTGTTCTCCACCGTGAACCTCTTTGGGAGCGAGAACCTGTCATTACGCTGGGACGCTCGATTAAACTGGTGGTTGAAGTTGTTAGCACCAACTGGGAAACCGACTATGCTCGAAAAGTTGAGGAATATGCGCTCTTAGGTATTCCTGAATATTGGATTATAGATTATCGAGGATTGGGGGGTGTGGCATTTATTGGTAAAGCCAAACAACCAACCTTCACCGTCTGTCAATTGGTTGAAGATACCTATACTCAACAAAAATACCAATTAAATCAACCAATTAACTCACCGCTTTTGCCTGGTCTTCAACTTCGCTTAGATGGCATTTTGCCTCGTTGA
- a CDS encoding MBL fold metallo-hydrolase: protein MSHFELLPPQSHVIQEQPTQLLSQGSEFVVKFWGVRGLIPTPASNTSRYGGNTACVEMQVAGKHLVFDGGTGLRLLGKSWLQRQPMLEAHLFFTNSQSNRIQGFPFFAPAFMRENCFHIYGTAALNGASIKQCLYDQMLQPHFPYPLQMMQSQLHFHHLTSAKVVKIDDVTITTAIINHYQKSIGYRVSWKEHSVAYVTDLPNRATEVDQGCIAQFTKGVDLLIANATYAPPASRNYHDPDFHWEAAVDLAKTVEVKRLVISHHHPDDHDDFLDQVQVEVKSVFPKALLAREGLVVPIV from the coding sequence ATGTCACATTTTGAGCTGTTGCCTCCTCAAAGCCACGTAATTCAAGAGCAACCCACTCAGCTTCTTAGCCAAGGGTCGGAATTTGTGGTGAAATTTTGGGGGGTGCGGGGTTTAATTCCCACACCAGCCAGCAACACCAGCCGATATGGGGGCAATACTGCTTGTGTAGAGATGCAGGTAGCCGGGAAACACTTGGTTTTTGATGGAGGTACTGGCTTACGCCTACTTGGAAAAAGTTGGCTGCAAAGACAGCCGATGTTAGAAGCCCATTTATTTTTTACCAACTCCCAATCAAATCGCATCCAAGGATTTCCCTTTTTTGCCCCCGCATTCATGCGCGAAAATTGCTTCCACATTTATGGGACAGCCGCATTAAATGGAGCTTCGATTAAACAATGCCTGTATGACCAAATGCTCCAGCCACACTTCCCTTATCCTTTACAGATGATGCAGTCTCAATTGCACTTCCATCATTTGACATCAGCTAAGGTTGTGAAGATTGATGATGTTACTATTACAACAGCAATTATTAATCACTATCAAAAATCAATTGGCTATCGAGTCTCTTGGAAAGAGCACAGTGTTGCCTATGTAACAGATTTGCCTAACAGAGCAACTGAAGTGGATCAAGGATGCATAGCACAATTTACAAAAGGCGTTGATTTACTCATTGCTAATGCAACCTATGCTCCCCCAGCTTCCCGCAATTATCATGACCCTGACTTCCACTGGGAAGCAGCCGTGGATTTGGCTAAAACTGTTGAAGTAAAACGGTTAGTCATATCTCATCATCACCCAGATGACCATGATGATTTTCTAGATCAAGTTCAGGTTGAAGTTAAATCTGTCTTTCCTAAAGCATTACTAGCTCGAGAAGGTTTAGTTGTACCTATTGTGTAA